The proteins below are encoded in one region of Clostridium fermenticellae:
- a CDS encoding restriction endonuclease subunit S translates to MKSKLSDICHYVMGKVDVSELDNSTYISTENMLPDKGGVTEAATLPTIAQTQIYEQEDVLVSNIRPYFKKIWFANRDGGCSNDVLVFRVNEGVEPDFLYYVLADDKFFNYSMATSKGTKMPRGDKKALMEYEVPDLNIDTQRKVASLLGDIDEKIKINNEINKNLEQQMDILYARLFIRNADPAWTTGTISDLGDVVGGSTPSKKVDAYYTDHGIAWITPKDLSRDHSKFLSHGEVDITELGLSKSSTVIMPAGTVLFSSRAPIGYIAIAANELCTNQGFKSVIPHDGIGTAFIYCFLKANLQTIESMASGSTFKEVSGSTMKLVPTVIPDQRTMSQFNEFAMPLLQQQQNLEAENRCLANLRESLLPKLMSGEIDASKLAL, encoded by the coding sequence ATGAAATCTAAGCTTTCAGATATTTGCCATTATGTAATGGGTAAGGTTGATGTCTCCGAACTCGATAATTCAACCTATATCTCAACAGAAAATATGCTTCCAGACAAAGGTGGAGTGACTGAAGCTGCAACGTTGCCCACTATAGCACAAACTCAGATATATGAGCAGGAAGATGTTCTTGTATCGAATATCAGACCGTATTTCAAGAAGATCTGGTTTGCTAATCGGGATGGCGGATGCTCCAATGATGTGCTTGTATTTCGGGTAAATGAAGGAGTGGAACCGGATTTCTTGTACTATGTACTTGCCGACGATAAATTCTTTAATTATTCGATGGCAACTTCAAAAGGCACAAAGATGCCTCGAGGAGACAAAAAAGCACTGATGGAATATGAAGTTCCAGATTTAAATATAGATACACAAAGAAAGGTGGCAAGTCTACTCGGAGATATTGATGAGAAAATCAAAATTAATAATGAGATAAACAAGAATTTAGAGCAGCAAATGGATATTCTTTATGCTAGATTATTTATCCGGAATGCTGATCCAGCATGGACAACAGGAACAATATCAGATCTTGGTGATGTTGTGGGAGGTAGTACACCTTCTAAGAAGGTTGATGCCTACTATACCGACCACGGTATTGCATGGATAACACCAAAAGATCTTTCTCGAGATCATTCAAAATTCTTATCTCATGGAGAAGTCGATATAACAGAACTTGGACTATCCAAAAGCAGTACTGTTATAATGCCTGCAGGTACTGTGCTATTCAGTTCACGCGCACCCATTGGCTATATTGCTATTGCAGCAAATGAATTGTGCACGAATCAAGGCTTTAAATCTGTTATTCCTCATGATGGAATTGGCACAGCTTTCATATATTGCTTCCTTAAGGCTAACCTACAAACTATCGAAAGTATGGCGTCTGGATCGACATTTAAGGAGGTTTCAGGAAGTACGATGAAGTTAGTACCTACTGTTATTCCAGATCAACGAACCATGTCCCAATTCAATGAATTCGCAATGCCTCTGCTTCAACAGCAGCAGAATTTAGAAGCCGAAAACCGTTGTCTTGCCAATCTTAGAGAATCGCTGCTTCCAAAATTGATGTCTGGTGAGATAGATGCATCGAAACTCGCTCTTTAA
- the xerA gene encoding site-specific tyrosine recombinase/integron integrase: MKQKIINEVMQGMLGCLNNAQLGRLQEVLEHALFHKKIIETEQEVDTEVSNGQLLESFLSAKRIEGCSEKSLTYYRTTIETMLTKDGKNIREMTTNDLRTYLTNYQKEKNSSRVTVDNIRRILSSFFSWLEDEDYILKSPVRRIHKVKAASTIKETYTDEALEKMRDSCEKSRDLALIDMLASTGMRVGELVLLNRNDINFEERECVVFGKGSKERMVYFDARTKIHLQNYLQERIDDNSALFVTLRAPHNRLKIGGIESRLRELGRMLEIPKVHPHKFRRTLATMAIDKGMPIEQLQQLLGHKRIDTTLQYAMVKQSNVKLAHRKYIG; this comes from the coding sequence ATGAAACAGAAAATAATTAATGAAGTTATGCAAGGAATGCTCGGTTGCCTCAACAACGCGCAACTCGGACGGTTGCAGGAGGTATTGGAACATGCACTGTTCCATAAGAAAATAATAGAAACGGAGCAGGAAGTAGACACTGAAGTGTCGAATGGACAGCTTTTGGAGTCATTCCTATCGGCAAAGCGAATTGAGGGATGCTCAGAAAAGTCGCTGACATATTATCGGACAACGATTGAGACGATGCTTACTAAAGACGGGAAGAACATTCGTGAGATGACGACCAATGACCTTCGTACATATCTGACCAATTATCAGAAGGAGAAGAATTCCAGCAGGGTTACGGTGGACAATATTCGCCGCATACTTTCGAGTTTTTTTTCGTGGTTGGAGGACGAGGACTATATCCTGAAGAGCCCGGTACGCCGGATTCATAAGGTGAAGGCCGCCTCCACGATAAAAGAAACGTATACGGATGAAGCACTGGAGAAGATGCGCGACAGCTGCGAGAAATCCAGAGATCTGGCACTAATTGATATGCTGGCATCTACCGGAATGCGTGTAGGAGAACTGGTTCTTCTAAACCGTAACGATATAAATTTTGAGGAGCGGGAATGTGTGGTATTTGGTAAAGGCAGTAAGGAACGAATGGTTTATTTTGATGCTCGGACTAAAATTCATCTGCAGAATTATCTGCAAGAACGTATCGATGATAATTCAGCGCTCTTTGTAACACTTCGGGCACCGCACAACAGATTGAAAATCGGTGGTATCGAGAGTAGACTCAGAGAACTCGGACGAATGCTAGAAATCCCAAAGGTACATCCACATAAGTTTCGTAGGACGCTTGCCACGATGGCAATAGATAAAGGAATGCCTATTGAGCAGCTACAACAGCTTCTCGGGCATAAGAGAATAGACACAACGCTTCAGTACGCTATGGTTAAGCAGAGCAATGTGAAGCTGGCACATAGAAAATACATAGGTTAG
- a CDS encoding restriction endonuclease subunit S codes for MNEWKTKTLGEVTSYIAKGIPPKYVEGESEDTIRVLNQKCNRDFRISYADSRLHNNAVKKTPEVKMLIPGDVLINSTGTGTAGRVAQIWNIPTPTTIDGHMILMRPTDEVDALYYGYAIKAYQTAIELYAEGSTGQTEINKIRLKNETIISFPDDKDEQHRIGRMLADLDEKILENEAINKNLAA; via the coding sequence ATGAACGAATGGAAGACAAAGACTCTCGGTGAAGTCACATCCTACATTGCAAAAGGAATTCCTCCAAAATATGTTGAGGGAGAGAGTGAAGATACAATTAGGGTTTTGAACCAGAAATGTAATCGAGATTTCCGAATTTCTTATGCAGATTCTCGCTTGCATAATAATGCTGTGAAAAAAACTCCGGAAGTAAAGATGCTAATTCCAGGAGATGTATTGATAAATTCCACTGGAACAGGGACAGCCGGAAGGGTTGCTCAGATTTGGAATATTCCGACACCAACAACAATAGACGGTCACATGATTTTAATGCGGCCTACTGATGAGGTGGATGCTTTGTACTATGGTTACGCTATTAAAGCCTACCAGACTGCAATTGAATTATATGCTGAAGGGTCGACTGGACAAACTGAGATTAATAAAATTAGACTAAAAAATGAAACAATTATTAGCTTTCCTGACGACAAGGACGAACAACATAGAATTGGGAGGATGCTTGCTGATTTAGATGAAAAAATACTCGAGAATGAAGCTATAAACAAGAATTTAGCGGCTTAG
- a CDS encoding restriction endonuclease subunit S: MYQTFFSPKLGTQGEFVTLDEYCSIFTGKKNANASVDGGKYKFFTCAPDALQIDSYIYDGNAIIVSGNGAYTGRTRFYNGKFDLYQRTYACTLLDNVNPDFIFPLYWFVKLELSKKIMGGTRGSAIPYIVMNDLAKFEFIYNEETFATYLPIFKSLTEAIQANEFENENLVQIRDSLLPKLMSGELDVSDINL, encoded by the coding sequence TTGTATCAGACATTCTTTTCACCCAAATTAGGAACTCAGGGCGAGTTTGTCACCCTTGATGAATACTGTTCTATTTTTACCGGCAAAAAGAATGCCAATGCTTCGGTTGATGGTGGCAAATACAAATTCTTCACTTGTGCTCCAGACGCACTTCAAATTGATAGCTATATTTATGATGGGAATGCAATCATTGTATCAGGAAATGGAGCTTATACTGGTCGAACTCGTTTTTATAATGGTAAGTTTGACCTTTACCAAAGAACTTACGCTTGTACTTTACTTGATAATGTGAATCCCGATTTCATATTTCCTCTTTATTGGTTCGTAAAATTAGAACTTAGTAAGAAGATTATGGGCGGAACTCGTGGCTCTGCAATTCCTTATATCGTTATGAATGATTTAGCTAAATTTGAGTTCATTTACAATGAGGAAACATTTGCTACTTATTTGCCAATATTCAAAAGTCTTACCGAAGCAATCCAAGCTAATGAATTTGAAAACGAAAATCTTGTTCAAATTCGTGATTCATTGCTACCAAAACTTATGTCCGGAGAACTTGATGTTTCTGACATCAACCTCTAA